In Lonchura striata isolate bLonStr1 chromosome 38, bLonStr1.mat, whole genome shotgun sequence, the genomic stretch tcccagctgtccccagtgtccccaggtgtccccagtgtccccgctgtccccactgtcccagctgtcccagctgtcccatgtgtccccgctgtcccaggtgtcccagctgtccccaatgtccccaatgtccccagctgtcccagtgtccccagctgtcccagctgtcccaggtgtccccagctgtcccaggtgtccccaggtggcCGTACCTGCGCAGGTAGAAGGAGAAGACGTTGCTGCGGAACAGCCGCAGCCCCATCATGCTGTCGAACACGGggcgcgcggggccggcggcggcgccggggtACGCCAGGCCCAGCACGCCGTCGAAGCGCGCCGCCGCGAAGGCCAGCCCGGGCAGCGCCACCGCCTCGGCGAAGGTCTGGTTGGGCACCGACACGTTGGACAcctgcggggacagggacacggggacatggtgacacggtgacagtgacacagtgaaCGTCTGGTTGGGCACCGAGATGTTGGACACCTGCGGGGAcaaggacacagggacatggtgACACGGTGACAGTGACATGGTGAACGTCTGGTTGGGCACCGACACGTTGGACAcctgcggggacagggacacagggacagtgacacagggacagtgacatgGTGACACCGCCTCGGCGAACGTCTGGTTGGGCACCGAGACGTTGGACacctgcggggacacggggacatggtgacacggtgacagtgacacagtgaaCATCTGGTTGGGCACCGACACGTtggacacctgcagggacacggggacagtaacacagggacagggacacggtgacagtgacacagtgaaCGTCTGGTTGGGCACCGAGACGTTGGACACctgtggggacacggggacatggtgACACGGTGGCAGTGACAGGGTAAACGTCTGGTTGGGCACCGAGATGTTGGacacctgtggggacagggacacaggacagggacacagggacacggtgacagggacacggtgacagggacagtgacactgccAATGTCTGGTTTGGCCCCACCCCTCATTATCTTCTCACTGACCTCTCCCCACCGTCAGCGTGTTGGAGCTCAGGGACtgccgggacccctccccaggacccctccccaaggACTCCCAaggacccccagggaccccgggacccctccccagagaCCCCAGGGACcgccgggacccctccccagggacccccagggacccccgggacccctccccagggacccccgtCCACCGTGAGCATGTCGGTGctcagggacccccgggattcctccccagggacccccgggacccctccccagggaccccaggacccctccccagggacccccgcCCACCACGAGCGTGTCAGTGCTCAGGAagcccctgggacccctccccagggacccccaggacccctccccagggacccccggccACCGTGAGCGTGTCGGTGctcagggacccccgggacccctccccagggacccccgcCCACCGTGAGCGTGTCGGTGCTCAGGAagccccagggacccccaggacccctccccagggacccctccccaccgTGAGCGTGTCGGTGctcagggacccccgggacccctccccagggacacccgggacccctccccagggacccccgggacccctcccgagggacccccgggacccctccccagggacccccgcCCACCGTGAGCGTGTCGGTGCTCAGGAAGCCGCGCAGGCTGCCGCTGCCGTAGCTGATGCCGAATTCGGTGCCGTTGGCCCGGTGGGTGCAGGACAGCAGCGAGTGGTAGTGGGGGTGGAGCCCTGCGGGGACACGCCCACTCGCGTCAGACCACGCCCACCGCCCAAACCACACCCTGAGCACCCTGCCACACCCCAATAAGCCCCACCCATCACCCAAACCACACCCTGAGCACCCTGCCACACCCCAATAAGCCCCGCCCATCACCCAAACCACACCCTGAGCACCCTGCCACACCCCAATAAGCCCCGCCCATCACCCAAACCACACCCTGAGCACCCTGCCACACCCCAATAAGCCCCGCCCATCACCCAAACCACACCCTGAGCACCCTGCCACGCCCTGCCAGGCCCCACCCATGACCCAAACCACACCCTGAGCACCCTGCCACACCCCAATAAGCCTCGCCCATCACCTAAACCACACCCTGAGCACCCTGCCACACCCCAATAAACTCCACCCACCATCCAAACCACACCCTGAGCACCCTGCCACACCCCAATAAGCCCCACCCATCACCCAAACCACACCCTGAGCACCCTGCCACACCCCAATGAGCCCCACCCATCACCTAAACCACACCCTGAGCACCCTGCCACACCCCAATAAACTCCACCCACCATCCAAACCACACCCTTAGCACCCTGCCACACCCCAATAAGCCCCGCCCACCACCCAAACCACACCCTGAGCACCCTGCCACGCCCTGCCAGGCCCCACCCACCATCCAAACCACACCCTGAGCACCCTGCCACACCCCAATAAGCCCCACCCATCATCCAAACCACACCCTGAGCACCCTGCCACACCCCAATAAACTCCACCCACCATCCAAACCACACCCTGAGCACCCTGCCACACCCCAATACGCCCCACCCATCACCCAAACCACACCCTGAGCACCCTGCCACGCCCCAATAAGCCCCACCCACCATCCAAACCACGCCCACTCCCCGTGCCGCGCCCTGCCAGGCCCCACCCACTTTTTAAAACCACGCCCACTCCCATGTTACACCCTGATAAGCCCCGCCCACCATCCAAGCCACGCCCAGTGCCCTTGCCGCGCCCTGTTAAGCCACGCCCACCATCCGAACCACGCCCACTCTATGAGCCACGCCCTCCAGGCGACACCCACCACACAAACCACGCCCATTCATTGTGCCACGCCCTGCTAAGCCCCGCCCATCTCACAGACCACGCCCACTCAACCAGCCACGCCCCGCTAAGCCCCGCCCACCGACCAAACCACGCCCAATCCCCGTGCCCCGCCCCGCTaagccccgcccccggcccgccagGCCCCGCCCCTCACAGCAGGCCAGGTAGAGCAGGCAGCAGCGCGACGACGGCACCCAGAGGTCGGCGGAGCCGGTGTCGAACACGACGCTGAAATTCTGGGCCGGGGTCCCCAGGGAGATCGTCCCGTAGTACTGGGCCTGGGGGGGACAGGCACGGTGTCACCGCGGTGTCACCGAGGGTTCGTGGGGACAGGCATGGTGTCACCGCGGTGTCACCAGGGGTCTGGGACAGGCACGGTGTCACCGCAGTGTCACCAAGGGTTGGGGGGACAGGCACGGTGTCACCGCGGTGTCACCAGGGGTCTGGGGGGACACGGTGTCACTGCAGTGTCCCCAagggtctgggggggggggggtgggggggggacaCACACGGTGTCATCTCGTTGTCCCCAAGGCGCTGCCAACCCCCCCACCGGTGTCCCCGTGGAGCTGTCAcacccatgtccctgtccccagcgtCCCTGTGACCCCCCCATGTCACTGTGCCCCAgccccccaatgtcccaaatgtccctgtcccctcccatgTCCCCAAAGTCCCTGTGACCCCCCCCCGCCAATGTCCCCAAGGTCTTTGTGAccccccccaatgtccccaaagtccCCAAGGTTCCTGTCCCCCCCtcgggggtccctgtcccccccatgtcccccatgtccctgtgacccccccagtgtccccaatgtcccccctgtcccccccaaTATCTTCATCCCCCactccccccaatgtccccaatgtccccagtgtccccctgtccccaatgtccccagtgtccccctgtccccccccaggggtccctgactccccccatgtccccaatgtcccccataTCCCAAagtccctgtccctcccagtgtccccaatgtccccctgtccccaatgtcccccatgtccctgtgacccccaatgtccccaatgcccccctgtcccccccaatgtccccagtgtccccagtgtccccctgtctccccagtgtccccagtgtccccaatgtccctgagaccccccagtgtccccaatgtccccctgtccccaatgtcccccatgtccctatcccccccagtgtccccagtgtccccaatgtccccagtgtccccagtgtccccagtgtccccaatgtcccccatgtccctgtgacccccccaatgtcccccatgtccctgtcccccccaatgtccccaatgtccccagtgtccccaatgtccctgtgacccccccatgtcccccatgtccctgtctcccccagtgtccccaatgtcccccatgtccctgtgaccccccaatgtcccccatgtccctatcccccccaatgtccccagtgtccccctgtccccccagtgtccccctgttcccaatgtcccccatgtccctaTCCCCCCCAGTGtctcccatgtccccagtgtccccctgtccccccagtgtccccagtgtcccccatgtccctgtgaccccccaatgtccccagtgtccccctgttcccaatgtcccccatgtccctgtcccccccagtgtcccccatgtccccagtgtccccctgtcccctcagtgtccccaatgtccccaatgtcccccatgtccctgtcccccccagtgtccccctgtccccccagtgtccccaatgtccccaatgtcccccatgtccctgtcccccccagtgtccccctgtccccccagtgtccccaatgtccccaatgtcccccatgtccctgtcccccccagtgtccccagcgtCCCCCTGTTCCcaatgtcccccatgtccctatcccccccagtgtcccccatgtccccagtgtccccctgtccccccagtgtccccctgtccccccagtgtccccagtgtccccccggggtcccccccgcccctcccccactcACGTCCATGAAGTTCCGCAGCCGCGCGGGcgccgccgcccctcccccactgCGGCtgcggggaccccccccggccccccaaaatttggggggcACCCAGGGCCCCCTCTCCAGGGGGATGCTGCGGGGGACACGAAGGGGTTAACGGCGCCCCGTGACCTTAATCAGCTTAATGGCACTAATTATGCTAATGAAGGCGCGGGCAGCGCAGCGCGGAACGGGGCGGGGGATTAACGAAGTTCATTAACGAGGTTCATTAACGAGGTTCATTAATGAGGGGCTCCGTCGTGGCTCCATGGGGTTGGAAGGGTTAATGGGGTGAGGGAGGGTCCCCAAATTCTGGGGTcacccccagggtcacccctGGGGTCAAAGGTCACGGGGGGGTCACGCCCTAAGGGTGGGGCCGGGGCCGAGCGGGTCCGACCGGCTCCCGCCCCCGCCCGGGAGGGaccgggaaccccaaaatccacctgggagggaccgggaaccccaaaacccctcccaaaatccacccgaGGGCATCCGGGAATCCGAAAATCCATCTTGGAGCATCCagcaaccccaaaatccacctgggagggaccgggaaccccaaaacccctcccagaATCCACCCGAGGGCATCCGGGAACCACAAAATCCACCTGGGAGGGACCgggaacccccaaaacccacctgggagggagcaggaatcccaaaacccctcccaaaatccacctgagGGGATCCAGgaacccccaaaacctctcccaaaatccacctttGAGGGagagggaaccccaaaatccacctgggggggggggggggatccAAGTATCCGGGAACCCCCAAATTcagcccccaaaaccccacctgGGGGCatccagggacccccaaaaccccaccggGGGGCATCCAGGTGTCCAcgaaaccccccaaacccccacctGAGAGGAGCCAGGTGTTCAacgacccccaaaattcctcccgaatatccgggacccccccaaaattcctcccagaTATCCGGGACCCCTCCAAACACCCCCAGGTATCTGGgaacccccccccaaattaTCCCAGGCATCCgtgaccccccccccaaacacccccaggtATCCGGGACCCCCGAAATCCCCACCCCAGGTAtccgggaccccccccaaacaCCTCCCAGGTatccgggaccccccaaatccccacccCAAgtatccaggaccccccaaacttccccccgggaccccccccggtCTCTCACCGCAGCATCGCTCCGGCTCCAGCCACGAGCAGCAGGAGGGGCCCGATCGCGGGACCCCCCATGGCCGCCCTGAGCCCCCCGTGGCCGCTCTGAGCCCCCCGCCCCACGCGCGAGTGGGGAACCCCctcaggccccgcccccagccacGCCCCTTCCTCACAGACCACGCCCCATCCCATTGACAGCGGCGGGGATCCCACCAGGCCACGCCCACATTGACCATAAATGGATCGCTAAGCCACGCCCACTCCCGGACCCACGCCCCTCATTGGGTAAATCGCGCGGCGCGGCCACGCCCCCTCATTGAGAAAAACGCACCCGGCGGCCACGCCCCCTTGGGAACCATCAATGGTTGGCCACGCCCCCTCGTGTGACGTCATGGCGGGGGCGGGGGTGACTCAGGGGGCGCGGGaaccccaaaaccgcccccACATCCGGGGGGTGGGCCCGAATTCCCGCCAAAACAGAAATTTGGGGGGACCCCCCGAACCCACCCCGTCATCAGGAGACgcccccccccaaattttggggtggtttgaaGGAGGAGCCGGAAAATTGACCCACAGGATTtgggggggtgtggggggaaaaatcaccccaaaatttggggagggggctctgaAGTGCCCCATAATGGCGGGACCCCCAAATTAACccgttttgggggtcccaaaatTGTCCCTGTGTGGGGGGATGaaagcaccccaaaaatggagGGGGTCCCAAAATcacaccccccccccaaatcaaCCCATGGgggaccccaaatttccccataACTGGGACCCCACCCCAAATCAACCCATGGGGGGCAGAAACTGCCCCACAactgagccccctccccaaatttggggtggggggtgtGACCCCAATAATTTGGGGGGTGTGACCCCAATCTCACCCATAATTTAGggaggggggaccccaaatttccccataACTGTGacccccacccccaaaatcaACCCATGGGGGGCAGAAACTGCCCCACAActgagacccccccccaaatttggggtggggAGTGTGACCCCAATAATTTGGGGGGTGTGACCCCAACCCCCCCAtaatttggggtggggggaccccaaatttccccataACTGAggaccccaccccaaaatcaacccaTGGGGGGCAGAAACTGCCCCACAActgagacccccccccaaatttggggagggggtgtgACCCCAATAATTCGGGGGGTGtgaccccaaccccccccataatttggggagggggcaccccCAAACTCGCCGCCGGGAGGGGGGGGCTGTGAAGCACCTTTATTGATCCGCTGCGCCGGGGGGGGGTCGGACGGATGCGGGGCCCCCCCCGGccccagattttggggggggggggggggggttcgGAGTGTGATTGTGGGGAGGGGGcgcggggacccccccccaaaaaaaaaacaacaaaaaaccccccaaaaaataaaataaaacaacaccGAGGGGggcacccccccccccccgagCCCAGGCACTGAAATGAGGCggggggagaattttggggaccccccccaaattcctcctccttttttttgtatttttttgcgAGTCCAGCGTGGGGGGGTTGgaggagccccctccccaaatatCTGGGGCTGAGTTGTGGGTgggggatgaggaggagccccctccccaaatttcgGTGGGTGAGTTGCAGGTgggggatgaggaggaggagacccctccccaaatttcgGGGGTTCAGTAGTGGGTGGGGGATGagaagccccctccccagatTTCGGGGGTTCAGCTGCGGGTAGGGGGGGTGTTGAAggcgccccctccccaaatttcgGGGGATCATTTGCGGGTGGgggggatgaggaggagccccctccccagatTTGGGGGGCTCAGTTGCGGGTGGGGGGGATGATGAGaaggagccccctccccaaatttcgGGGGATCATTTGTGGGtggggagggatgaggaggagccccctgcccggattttggggttcagtaGTGGGTGGGGGATgaggagccccctccccagatTTCCGGGGCTCGGTAGTGGGTAGTGGGGCTGTTGaaggagccccctccccagatTTCGGGGGTTCAGCTGCGGGTGggtgatgatgaggaggaggatccccctccccaaatttcgGGGGTTCAGCTGCGGGTGggtgatgatgaggaggaggagccccctccccaaatctgGGGGCTCAGTTGCGGGTGGgggggatgaggaggagccccctccccaaatcggGGGGCTCAGTTGCGGGTGGgggggatgaggaggagccccctccccaaatcggGGGGCTCAGTTGCGGGTGGGCGGCAGCccgggggggctcgggggcCGGCGGATGTTGGCGCGGTCCTtggccgcctcctcctcctcgtcgtagCGCTCGTCCTCGTCGTCGCTGTGCCGCGGGCTCGAGAGGCGCGACAGCGCCGGGGACGGCGGCACCGAGGCGGGCCGGGGGTAGCGGAACCCCTGCGGGGAGGGGcggagaggggagggggaacGGGAAAGGGGATTGGGGAAtatggggggaaagggggataaatgggggaatggggaatggggggaatggggaaaaatggggggaaagggggaatggggaaaatgggggaaaaggagggaaaaggggggaatggggaaaaatgggggagaatggggaaaaatggggggaaagggggaatagggaatggggaaaaatgggggaaaacgggggaaaaggggaaaaatgggggaaaaggggggaataGGGGAATgcagaaaatgggggaaaaggagggaaaaggggggaatgggaaaatgggggaaaagggggaatggggaaaatgggggaaaagggggataaaaggggggaaaatgggggaaaatggggggaaagggggaaaagggggaaaggggaaaaatggggaaaaagggggataaatggggaaaaaatgggggaaaggggaaaatggg encodes the following:
- the LOC144248131 gene encoding cathepsin D-like; translated protein: MTSHEGAWPTIDGSQGGVAAGIPLERGPWVPPKFWGAGGGPRSRSGGGAAAPARLRNFMDAQYYGTISLGTPAQNFSVVFDTGSADLWVPSSRCCLLYLACWLHPHYHSLLSCTHRANGTEFGISYGSGSLRGFLSTDTLTVSNVSVPNQTFAEAVALPGLAFAAARFDGVLGLAYPGAAAGPARPVFDSMMGLRLFRSNVFSFYLRSGASEGDGGELLLGGIDERLFEGPLHYIPVTRKSYWQVHMDRLSVGSPGVSGCRDPPLCRGGCEAIVDTGTSLVTGPSAEVGALHRALGGFRAEQGQYLLDCDKVASLPNVTFVLAGTTFTLSPQEYVLKVSQLGTPTCISGFMGLDIPRPSGPLWILGDVFLAVHYAVFDRDRDRVGLARSRRHPGDP